The Marinilongibacter aquaticus genome has a window encoding:
- a CDS encoding sulfite exporter TauE/SafE family protein: MIESILSSHSPIEWVLVFLASTCIGLSKAGLRGIDAMNVTIMALVFTSRASTGIVLPLLCAADILAVLYYNRHANWTHFRLLLPWIIVGVFVGWFVGKEINETLFKQIMAVIILTAVGIMFWLERNQDYKLPKAGWFSSLMGLISGFTTMLGNLAGAFSNIYFLVLKFPKNEFIGTVSWLFLIVNFFKIPFHVFSWKTINTHSLYTDLILLPFIGLGFYIGVRIVKRIQNTNYRRLILGLTLIGAILILFR; this comes from the coding sequence TTGATCGAATCAATCCTATCCTCCCATTCCCCAATTGAGTGGGTCCTCGTATTTTTGGCCAGCACCTGCATTGGACTCTCCAAGGCGGGCCTCCGCGGCATCGATGCCATGAATGTCACGATTATGGCTTTGGTATTTACCTCCCGAGCCTCCACCGGCATTGTCTTGCCCCTTTTGTGTGCAGCCGACATTTTGGCCGTTTTGTATTACAACCGCCACGCCAATTGGACCCATTTCCGTTTGCTTTTACCTTGGATCATCGTCGGAGTTTTCGTGGGGTGGTTTGTAGGGAAAGAAATTAACGAGACGCTTTTCAAACAAATCATGGCGGTAATTATTCTGACAGCCGTCGGCATTATGTTTTGGTTGGAAAGAAACCAAGATTACAAATTGCCCAAAGCGGGCTGGTTTTCGAGTTTAATGGGCCTGATATCCGGCTTTACGACCATGCTCGGCAATTTGGCTGGAGCTTTCTCGAACATCTACTTTTTGGTACTCAAATTCCCAAAAAATGAGTTTATCGGTACTGTTTCCTGGCTCTTCCTCATTGTGAATTTCTTCAAAATCCCCTTCCATGTCTTTTCCTGGAAAACCATCAATACCCACAGCCTGTACACCGATCTTATTCTTTTGCCTTTTATCGGCCTTGGATTTTATATCGGTGTGCGGATCGTAAAACGTATTCAAAACACAAATTATAGACGCTTGATTTTGGGTTTGACGCTTATCGGGGCCATTTTGATCCTTTTCAGGTAG
- a CDS encoding Lrp/AsnC family transcriptional regulator, producing the protein MEHIDPVDLKILKLLVKDGLATNKEIAAALHLTTTPVHERVKRLRRDGVIEKYTIELNRKKLNRNLLVFCNVSLKEHAFEFLERFEKDVQTLPEVIECYCISGGSDFLLKIIVSDMDEYKDFILHKLSILPNIANTQSQFVVKEVKQVSILDE; encoded by the coding sequence ATGGAACATATCGATCCGGTAGATTTAAAAATACTCAAACTACTCGTGAAAGACGGCTTGGCCACGAACAAAGAAATTGCCGCCGCATTGCACCTTACCACCACCCCCGTACACGAAAGGGTAAAACGCCTGCGACGTGATGGGGTCATTGAAAAATACACCATTGAATTGAACCGGAAAAAGCTAAACCGCAACCTTCTGGTTTTTTGCAATGTCAGCCTGAAAGAGCATGCGTTTGAGTTTCTGGAAAGGTTTGAAAAAGACGTGCAAACCCTTCCAGAAGTGATCGAATGTTATTGCATTTCGGGCGGATCGGATTTCCTCTTGAAAATAATCGTATCCGACATGGACGAGTACAAAGATTTTATCTTGCACAAGCTCTCCATTTTACCCAATATCGCGAATACCCAAAGCCAGTTTGTGGTGAAAGAAGTAAAGCAGGTCAGTATTTTGGATGAATAG
- the lysS gene encoding lysine--tRNA ligase, whose product MMLNEQEILRREKRSKLMDLGIDPYPAALFETNTSAKQIQEEYKGEEGTFQSVKLAGRLMSFRIMGSASFAELQDSSGRVQIYLRRDDICPEEDKTLYNTVFKKLLDIGDIIGVEGYCFLTQTGEKSVHVTSFTLLNKSLKALPVVKVDESGKVHDGFTDPEMRYRRRYLDLIVNPQNKDIFVKRAKVISTMRTFFDAQGWLEVETPILQPIHGGAAARPFKTHHNSLDIPLYMRIANELYLKRLIVGGFDGVYEFGKMFRNEGMDRTHNPEFTALEFYVAYKDYLWMMDITEQIFEKVALAVHGSTTFKFGETELNFAGPFARLSITEAIEKYTEVNVENASEEELRTKCKEWGMEIDDSMGKAKLIDEIFGEKVEEHLIQPTFIIDYPVEMSPLTKKHRSKAGLVERFELFVMGKEVANAYSELNDPIDQKERFEEQLKLAERGDEEAMAMDEDFIRALEYGMPPTSGIGIGIDRLTMLLTNNTSIQEVLFFPQMRPEKKVEMATVADYVKLGVPEVWVPALQKMGFFTLDSLKGANANKIFNDLGGLRKKLKIEDKLPAKELVESWVQ is encoded by the coding sequence ATGATGCTGAACGAACAAGAGATTTTACGCAGAGAAAAAAGGTCAAAATTGATGGATTTGGGCATAGACCCTTATCCGGCTGCCTTATTTGAAACCAATACCAGTGCCAAACAGATTCAAGAAGAATACAAGGGCGAAGAGGGCACTTTTCAATCGGTAAAATTGGCGGGCAGACTCATGAGTTTCCGCATTATGGGCTCGGCTTCATTTGCCGAACTTCAAGACAGCTCGGGCCGCGTGCAAATCTACCTTCGCCGCGACGACATCTGTCCCGAAGAAGACAAAACTTTATACAATACCGTATTCAAAAAACTTTTGGATATAGGCGATATCATTGGTGTCGAGGGGTACTGTTTCTTAACCCAGACGGGTGAAAAATCGGTACACGTTACTTCTTTCACTTTGTTGAACAAAAGTTTGAAAGCTTTGCCCGTAGTGAAAGTAGACGAGAGCGGGAAAGTACACGACGGATTTACCGACCCTGAAATGCGTTACAGAAGACGCTACCTTGATTTGATCGTGAACCCACAAAACAAGGATATTTTCGTAAAAAGAGCGAAAGTCATTTCTACCATGCGGACTTTCTTCGACGCCCAAGGGTGGCTCGAAGTGGAAACCCCCATATTGCAGCCCATTCACGGTGGAGCCGCGGCACGTCCATTCAAAACGCACCACAACAGTCTCGACATTCCGCTGTACATGCGTATTGCCAATGAACTTTACCTGAAAAGACTTATTGTCGGCGGTTTCGATGGCGTATACGAATTCGGTAAAATGTTCCGTAATGAAGGTATGGACCGCACGCACAACCCCGAGTTCACGGCTCTTGAATTCTATGTGGCCTACAAAGATTATTTGTGGATGATGGACATCACCGAGCAGATTTTTGAAAAAGTAGCCCTTGCCGTGCACGGCAGTACAACATTCAAATTTGGTGAAACGGAGCTCAATTTCGCTGGCCCATTTGCTCGTTTGAGCATCACCGAAGCCATTGAAAAATACACGGAGGTGAATGTCGAAAATGCTAGCGAAGAGGAACTCAGAACCAAATGCAAAGAATGGGGCATGGAAATCGACGACAGTATGGGTAAAGCCAAATTGATCGACGAGATATTCGGTGAAAAAGTGGAAGAACACCTTATTCAGCCCACGTTCATCATCGATTATCCTGTCGAAATGTCGCCGTTGACCAAAAAGCACCGCAGCAAAGCGGGCTTGGTCGAACGGTTCGAACTCTTCGTAATGGGCAAAGAAGTAGCCAATGCCTACTCCGAGCTCAATGATCCCATCGACCAAAAAGAACGTTTCGAAGAACAATTGAAATTGGCCGAAAGAGGAGATGAAGAAGCCATGGCGATGGACGAAGACTTTATCCGGGCCTTGGAATACGGAATGCCGCCCACTTCGGGAATCGGTATTGGAATAGACCGCCTCACAATGCTCTTGACCAACAACACGAGCATCCAAGAAGTGTTGTTCTTCCCACAAATGCGTCCAGAAAAGAAAGTTGAAATGGCCACGGTAGCCGATTATGTCAAATTGGGCGTACCCGAAGTTTGGGTACCTGCTTTGCAAAAAATGGGCTTCTTTACCCTCGATTCACTGAAAGGTGCCAATGCCAACAAAATATTCAATGATTTGGGCGGCTTGAGGAAAAAGCTGAAAATAGAAGACAAATTGCCCGCAAAAGAGCTGGTAGAAAGCTGGGTGCAATAA
- a CDS encoding PAS domain S-box protein: MLSTSSRKKTTPYFLDWITADSNVAFVASEVGNLKDFCANPAFYKLFGTEIPSDTNTELSSCIEKYLEETLKSLDAEKDKIGITHEYKNADNQALRLKGEALLILEGDKQWVLIKYLESSVKSILQHRRKNKGHITLYGEFQKDDKRIIDSGEYEQIHERLEIIFNRSPIGIVILNKENQLVMVNPAGIRIFGLEKMDESELSKMSFKDLIHLQDFPQSKKYFQKLLNGSIRHFTLESRYRKANGETIWCRNNTSLMYTHGDDHLITMQFEDITESKKIQEESKENAKRFKTAFENSPNGMALVSITGQWLMVNNKICEMLGYTKEELMKLTFQELTYQDDLESDLHLLQETLDNKRDSYSMEKRYINKNGDTVYGLLHVSLLRDGQGKPQYFISKINDITPYVKAKKELEQRLNEVKTLMDATTQVAIIESDLYGTVKKFNKGAENLLGYREEEVVGTLRLNMIHDPKEIEQRAKEMSEEMHETINGPEVFIYKARQGEFYSNEWTYVRKDGTRFPVQMVITAVKGKEGDITGYLGIATDISKLKDMEKSLKKEKSKAEAASRSKSEFLANMSHEIRTPLNGVIGFTDLLMQTSLSETQRKYTSMVNTSANTLLDLINDILDFSKIEVGKLEIHKEKVDIVELCSQTLDVVKHNAHQKGLELLLNIGQEVKQFIYGDPIRLKQVIVNLLSNAVKFTEKGEVELKVHCEPIKGNKKEMLFTFSIRDTGIGIAPENISRIYNAFDQEDATTTRKYGGTGLGVTISNRLLDLMDSELLVDSTLNKGSIFSFKIKLKTEYGMLQTKKAANKIKRVLIVDDNENNLTIIEDMLAHGHIESVKASSGIEALDILGMDQNFDMVITDFNMPYITGVEMAEHIRKSLKLDAEKLPIMMLHSSIIDNEIMQACEDNQIEFNITKPVRIDQFFEYLNKVNLHNRPTEELAPRDSMSSKLSKEYRVLIAEDNPVNQLLARTLIEKILPNAEITIAEDGQKALSQAKSAVFDIIFMDIQMPYMSGFEVTEAIRNLDNSVAHTPIIALTARALKGEEEKCFTSGMDGYMTKPVIFNKMKEVIEHFLIK, from the coding sequence ATGTTAAGCACTTCTTCAAGAAAAAAAACGACACCTTACTTTCTCGACTGGATCACGGCTGACTCCAACGTAGCTTTTGTGGCCTCCGAAGTTGGGAATTTGAAGGACTTTTGTGCCAATCCTGCATTTTACAAACTCTTTGGCACAGAAATTCCATCGGATACAAACACTGAGCTCTCTTCTTGTATCGAAAAATACCTAGAAGAAACGCTTAAAAGTCTGGATGCGGAGAAGGACAAGATCGGGATAACACACGAATACAAGAATGCGGACAATCAGGCTCTTCGGCTTAAAGGCGAAGCACTTTTAATTCTGGAAGGCGACAAGCAATGGGTTTTGATAAAATACCTTGAGTCTTCGGTAAAAAGCATTTTACAGCATCGACGTAAAAACAAAGGGCATATCACGCTTTACGGTGAATTTCAGAAAGACGACAAACGCATAATCGACAGCGGCGAATACGAACAAATTCACGAACGCCTCGAGATCATTTTCAACCGCTCGCCTATCGGTATAGTGATTCTGAACAAAGAAAATCAATTGGTGATGGTCAATCCAGCCGGGATCAGAATATTCGGCTTGGAAAAAATGGACGAAAGCGAATTGTCCAAAATGTCTTTCAAAGACCTTATTCATTTACAAGATTTTCCGCAAAGCAAGAAATATTTCCAAAAACTGCTGAACGGCAGCATCAGGCATTTCACACTGGAAAGCCGATACAGAAAAGCCAATGGAGAAACCATTTGGTGCCGCAACAACACCTCTCTGATGTACACGCATGGCGACGACCACCTGATCACCATGCAGTTTGAAGACATTACAGAAAGCAAAAAAATACAGGAAGAGTCGAAGGAAAACGCAAAACGCTTCAAAACCGCATTCGAGAATTCGCCCAACGGCATGGCCTTGGTCAGCATCACCGGACAATGGCTGATGGTGAACAACAAGATTTGTGAAATGCTGGGCTACACGAAAGAGGAGTTGATGAAGCTGACTTTCCAAGAACTCACTTACCAAGACGACCTTGAATCGGACCTCCATCTTCTGCAAGAAACCCTCGACAACAAAAGGGATTCGTACAGTATGGAAAAAAGGTACATCAACAAAAACGGAGATACCGTGTACGGCCTACTCCACGTGTCTTTGCTACGCGATGGACAGGGCAAACCCCAGTATTTCATTTCGAAAATAAACGACATCACGCCATACGTAAAAGCCAAAAAAGAACTTGAACAAAGACTGAACGAAGTTAAAACATTAATGGACGCCACAACCCAAGTTGCCATCATCGAATCTGACCTCTACGGTACAGTAAAGAAATTCAATAAAGGAGCCGAAAACCTATTGGGCTACAGAGAGGAAGAAGTTGTTGGAACCCTTCGACTGAACATGATTCACGACCCCAAAGAGATAGAGCAAAGGGCCAAGGAAATGTCGGAAGAAATGCATGAAACCATTAATGGGCCAGAGGTTTTTATCTACAAAGCACGGCAAGGCGAGTTCTACTCCAATGAGTGGACTTACGTTCGCAAAGACGGCACACGTTTCCCTGTTCAAATGGTAATTACCGCCGTAAAAGGAAAAGAAGGCGACATCACGGGCTATTTGGGTATAGCCACAGACATCTCCAAATTGAAAGACATGGAGAAGTCTTTGAAGAAAGAGAAATCCAAGGCAGAAGCGGCCAGCCGATCAAAATCGGAATTCTTGGCCAACATGAGCCACGAAATCCGCACACCGCTCAACGGCGTGATTGGTTTCACCGATTTGCTCATGCAAACCTCTCTATCCGAAACGCAGCGTAAGTATACGAGTATGGTCAATACTTCGGCCAATACCCTGCTCGATTTGATAAACGACATTCTCGATTTTTCGAAAATCGAAGTAGGCAAACTCGAAATCCACAAAGAAAAAGTGGATATCGTGGAATTGTGCAGTCAAACACTCGACGTAGTGAAGCACAATGCCCATCAAAAAGGTTTGGAACTTCTGCTCAACATTGGTCAGGAAGTCAAGCAGTTCATCTACGGCGATCCCATCCGTTTGAAACAAGTGATCGTGAACTTACTGAGCAATGCCGTGAAGTTCACCGAGAAAGGTGAAGTGGAATTGAAAGTGCACTGCGAGCCCATCAAAGGAAACAAAAAAGAAATGCTCTTCACCTTTAGCATCCGCGACACAGGCATTGGCATTGCTCCGGAAAACATCAGCCGTATATACAATGCTTTCGATCAGGAAGATGCCACTACAACCCGCAAGTACGGCGGCACTGGACTGGGCGTGACGATCAGCAACAGACTTTTGGATTTGATGGACAGCGAACTTCTGGTAGACAGCACCTTGAACAAGGGCAGTATTTTCTCTTTCAAGATAAAGTTGAAAACCGAATACGGTATGCTGCAAACCAAAAAGGCAGCCAACAAAATAAAACGTGTACTGATTGTCGACGACAACGAAAACAACCTCACCATTATCGAAGACATGTTGGCCCATGGCCATATCGAATCGGTAAAAGCCTCCAGCGGAATCGAAGCCTTGGATATTTTGGGAATGGATCAAAACTTCGACATGGTCATTACCGATTTCAACATGCCTTACATAACCGGGGTGGAAATGGCCGAACACATCCGCAAATCCCTAAAACTCGATGCGGAAAAATTGCCGATCATGATGTTGCACAGTTCGATTATCGACAACGAAATCATGCAGGCTTGCGAAGACAATCAAATTGAGTTCAATATCACAAAACCTGTGAGGATAGACCAGTTCTTCGAATACCTGAACAAGGTGAACTTGCACAACAGGCCGACAGAAGAATTGGCTCCGAGAGATTCGATGTCTTCGAAATTGAGCAAAGAATACCGTGTGCTCATCGCCGAAGACAATCCTGTGAATCAACTGCTGGCACGTACTTTGATCGAAAAAATACTGCCTAATGCAGAAATCACGATTGCCGAAGACGGACAAAAAGCCCTGTCGCAAGCGAAATCGGCTGTTTTCGACATCATTTTCATGGACATACAAATGCCATACATGAGCGGCTTTGAAGTGACCGAGGCCATACGCAACCTCGACAACAGCGTAGCCCACACGCCCATTATCGCCCTTACCGCAAGAGCCCTGAAGGGAGAGGAAGAAAAATGCTTCACTTCTGGCATGGACGGTTACATGACCAAACCGGTGATTTTTAACAAAATGAAAGAGGTGATTGAACATTTCTTGATAAAATAA